DNA from Streptomyces rishiriensis:
ACCGCTCTCGCCCAGGGCTGGTGCGCCCTCTCCCTGCTGCACGGGAGGATCGAGGCCCACATCGAGCGCGCGCTACAGACCCGGCACGACCTGAGCGTGCGCGAGTACTCCCTGCTCGACGTGCTCAGCCGGCAGCACGACGGCAACGGGGGGCATCTGCAGATGAAGCAGGTGGCCGACGCCGTGGTCCTCAGCCAGAGCGCGACCACCCGGCTGGTGACCCGACTCGAGGACCGTGGCCTGCTCGAGCGCTACCTGTGCCCCACCGACCGCCGGGGCATCTACACCAACGTCACCGACGCCGGTCTGAAGCTGCTCGCCGAAGCCCGTCCGACCAATGACGCCGCCCTTCGCGAGGCACTCGACGAAGCCGCCAAGAACGCCGAACTGGCCCCGCTGGTACGGGTCGTGGAGTCACTGAGCACACCCGCCGCCGCCCTGGGCGCTTAGGGTTGCGAGCATGGGAGATCTTGAAATACGGGCCGCCGTCGCCGAGGACATCCCCGCGATCGTCGGCATGCTCGCGGACGACCCCCTGGGCGCACAGCGCGAGTCGCCGGACGACCTCGGCCCCTACCTGACCGCGCTGGAACGACTCACCGCCGACCCGAACCAGCGCCTGGTCGTCGCCGTCCGCGAGGGACGGGTCGTCGGGACGCTTCAGTTGACGATCATCCCCGGCCTGTCCCGGCGAGGTTCCACCAGGTCGGTCGTCGAAGGCGTGCGAGTGCACGCCGACGAGCGCGGCAGTGGCCTGGGCACGCGGTTCATCGAGTGGGCGATCGAGGAATCCCGGCGCGAGCACTGCCAGTTGATACAGCTCACCTCCGACAATACGCGCGCTGACGCACACCGCTTCTACGAGCGTCTGGGCTTCGTCGCGTCACACGTGGGCTTCAAGCTCCAGCTCTGAAGCGTCCTCGCCCCACAAAAGCGCCTTGTTTCACGTGAAACAAGGCGCTTCCTCCTCGCGAGCGGCTATCCGATGCCGCGCCAGCCCTCCGGGTCGACGCCGCCGGGCACAGCAGCCCTCTCGTCGTACGGCTGGCGCGTGAACACGAACGACCCGAGGTCCAGGTGGTCCACGCTCCCGTCAGGCCGCCGTACGGCCCGCAGGAGCTCTCCTGCGTAGTAACCCTCCAGCCCGGTCCAGGTGCCGTCCCCGTTCGCTACGAACCGGGAGCTCCGGCCACCGCCGGTCACCGGTCCGAGGGAGAGCATCCCGTCGGCCGTCACCCGCAGGGCGAAGGGGCTGGTTCCCCAGTGCCACTGTCCTGCCAGCTCCAGATCGGCGGGGTCGACCTTCCGCAGCGGGCGCCACGGCTCGGGAATCCGCGGCTCGGCCTCGGCGACGATCCGCACGAGATCGGCGGCCACCTGTGACGTCAGAAGGCCTGACGTGCAGTTGGCGAGCACCACCGCGGCCACGTCATCCGCCACACCGATGGTGAGGGTGGCCAAAAAGCCCGGCACCGAACCGGAGTGGCCGACGAGCAACCGGCCGTCCCGGTGCTGGATCTGCAGCCCGAGTCCATAGGTGGCTGCGTCCGCGACGTCAGGCAGTCCGGCCGGTGCCGCGGGTGTCCACATCTCACGCAGCGTCTCCGCGCGCAGGACACGGTCGTCGCCCCGGGCCAGAAAAGCGGCGAATCGCGCGAGGTCGCCTGTCGTGGACCAGAGCTGGCCCGCCGGGGCCATCCGCCCGAAGTCCTCGACGGGTTCGGGCAGGAGCACGTCGGCCCAGGGATGGACCGCCCAACCACCTGCGGCCGGCGCCTGCGAGCGAACGCTCGTGCGGTCGAGACCCAGAGGTTCGAGCACTTCCCGCCGCAGCACCCCCTCCCAGGACGCCCCGCGGAGCTCTTCCACGAGAGCACCCAGGAGTGAGTAACCGGGGTTCGAGTAGTGATGACGCCGGCCGGCCGGAAACGGGGCGGCCTGGTCGCCGAGGACGTCCGCGAGCCCGGGCCGCAGCGTACCCGGGGTCCGCTCCCACCAGGGGCCGGGCGACTCGGCCGCAAACCCTCCCGTGTGGGCCAGCAGTTGGGCCACCGTGGCCTTTCCCGCGCCGCTCCCGGGAAGGTGCTTCTCCACCGGGTCCTCGAGGTCGAGCGCTCCCTCGTCCCGCAGCCGCAGCACCAGAACGGCGGTGAAGGTCTTGGTGATCGAGCCGATCCGGTACTGCACGTTCTCGTCCGGAGCGTGCCCGTCGACCGAGGTCCGCGCCCCGTGCCACACAGCCCGTCCGTCCCGCACGACCGCGGCGACCAGCGACGGAGCCCGTCCCTCGGCCTGGGCCACGGCGATCCGGTGCAGCAGCGCCCGCCGGGTGCCGGGAAGGAGCTCTTCCTGAGGTGTCGTCATGGTCCCAGTCCACCCGTCGGCGCGGCCGGCGTCGAGCTCATTTCGCCCAGAGCACCTGTAGGATCTCGCCGCCGATGACATGTCGATCTTCCGTGACCTGCTGGTTCTCTGTTGTCTCATCGCGATGTCACCCGAGATCGGTGCCAGATCGATGCCATCCCCTCGGCGGAACGATGAGTCTGCGGCTGAGCCACCGAGCACCAGGACTACATGCGAGCTCAGATCGCGCACCGATGAGTTTCCCGCGCCGCGCCGGTCTGTGCGCGTGAGACCGACTCACGGAAGGCTGGCGCCATGCGGAAATTGATCTACGGCATGAACCTGACCCTGGACGGCTACATCGCCGCACCCGGCGATGACATCGGCTGGAGCGTGCCGAGCGACGAGCTGTTCCAGTTCTGGTCCGACCAGTTGCAGGCGACCGACCTGTCGCTGTACGGGCGCAAGCTGTGGCAGACGATGAGCTCCTACTGGCCGACCGGCGACCAGCGGCCCGACGCCACCCCGGCGGAGACCGAGTTCGCGCGCCGCTGGCGGGACATGTCGAAGGTGGTGTTCTCCTCGACGATCGACAAGGTCGACTGGAACACCCGCCTGGTCACCGGCGACGCGGTCGCCGAGATCACCCGGCTCAAGGCCGAGGACGGCGGCCCGATGGACATCGGCGGCGCGACGCTCGCCGGGGCGGCCATGCGGGCCGGGCTGATTGACGAGTACGTGCTGGCCACCGCGCCGGTCGTGGTGGGCGGCGGCACGCCGTTCTTCACCGCGCTGGACAGCTGGGTGAACCTGAACCTGGTGGAGACGCGGACGCTTCCCTGCGGCGTGATCCTGACCAGGTACGAGACGAGGCGCTGAGCGCCCGCCTCGCGACTCGACCGCCTGCAGGGCGAGAGGGGACCGTGCCGTCCGACACCCCGCAGGAGCACCGGATCAGGTCTGCGCCATGTCCACGAAGCGGGAGTAGTGGCCCTGGAAGGCGACGGTGATCGTGGCCGTCGGGCCGTTACGGTGCTTGCCCACGATGATGTCCGCCTCGCCCGCGCGCGGGGACTCCTTCTCGTAGGCGTCCTCGCGGTGCAGCAGGATCACCATGTCGGCGTCCTGCTCGATGGAGCCGGACTCACGCAGGTCGGACACCATCGGCTTCTTGTCCGTGCGCTGTTCGGGACCACGGTTGAGCTGCGAAAGCGCGATCACCGGGACCTCCAGCTCCTTGGCCAGCAGCTTGAGGTTACGGGACATGTCCGAGACCTCCTGCTGACGGCTTTCGGAGCGCTTGGAACCACCGGCCTGCATCAGCTGGAGATAGTCGATGATCACGAGCTTGATGTCGTTGCGCTGCTTCAGTCGGCGGCACTTGGCCCGGATCTCCATCATCGACAGGTTCGGGGAGTCGTCGATGTACAGGGGCGCGGACGAGACCTCGGGCATCCGGCGCGCCAGACGGGTCCAGTCCTCGTCCGTCATGGTGCCGGAGCGCATGTGGTGCAGGGCGACGCGGGCTTCGGCGGACAGCAGACGCATCGCGATCTCGTTGCGCCCCATTTCGAGAGAGAAGATGACGCTGGGCAGGTTGTGTTTGATCGACGCCGCGCGCGCGAAGTCCAGCGCGAGCGTCGACTTGCCCATGGCGGGACGGGCCGCGATGACGATCATCTGGCCCGGGTGCAGACCGTTGGTCAGCGAGTCGAGGTCGGTGAACCCGGTGGGCACACCCGTCATCTCGCCGCTGCGCGAACCGATCGCCTCGATCTCGTCGAGGGCGCCCTCCATGATGTCGCCGAGCGGGAGGTAGTCCTCGCTGGTGCGTTGCTCGGTGACCGCGTAGATCTCGGCCTGGGCGCGGTTGACGATCTCGTCGACGTCGTCTTCGCCCGCGTATCCCATCTGCGTGATGCGGGTGCCGGCCTCGACCAGGCGGCGCAGCACGGCGCGTTCATGGACGATCTCGGCGTAGTACTCGGCGTTGGCGGCTGTAGGCACCGTCTGGACGAGGGTGTGCAGATAGGACGCCCCGCCTACCTTGTTGATCTCGCCGCGCTTGGTGAGCTCGGCGGCGATCGTGATGGGGTCGGCCGGCTCGCCCTTGGCATAGACGTCCAGGACCGCCTGGAAGATCTTCTCGTGCGCGGGCTTGTAGAAGTCATGGCCCTTGAGGACCTCGACCACGTCGGCGATGGCGTCCTTGGACAGCAGCATGCCACCGAGAACGGACTGCTCGGCGTCGAGATCCTGCGGCGGTACCCGCTCGAAGGCGGTGCCACCGCCTTCCCACTCGCCGCTGTCCCGGCCGCGATCGTGCTGCTCGTCCCGACCGCGCCCCCCTTCACCGCGCCGCCGGGCAGGAGGCAGACGATCACTGGGCCCGCTGTCGGCCCACGGGTCGTCCAAGGGCTCGGAAATGCTCACCCGAGCGACCTCCTCCCGTCCGCCGAGCGGACCTCGCCATGCCTTCTTTCTACGGCACGGCACTGACAATTGAGAGCGCCAACTCCGTTTGTGCCGCGTCGGTTTTACGAGGGTTTTCTCGGCCGACGGACGGAGCGGGCGCCGGACCACGGTAGGCCCGTCTGCACCGTCAGCCAATCTGGTTATCCACAGGCCATGTGGACGACGGCCCCGATGCTGTGGAGAACTCCGCAAAACCTGTGCACGACTCGGTGGACAGCCCTGTGAACAAGCCCTCGACTTTTCTTGCGAAGCGTCCCTGACCTGCCCTTTCCCCATCCACCGGCTGTGCAGAAGAAAAAGTTGCCCGGTCGGACCAAGATCTCTTCGAACGGCGCCCGACAGGAGACGCAACACACGGAGAGGTAATGGTCAGATAGCCACTGGACCTCTTACCTGTGGACGATTAGATTGGTGGTCATGACACAGGCTCCCGCGCCCTCCGTGGCCGTCCGACGGCAGCACGATCGAGAGATCGTCGCACTGGCCGTCCCGGCCTTCGGCGCGCTCGTCGCCGAGCCGCTGTTCGTCATGGCCGACAGCGCGATCGTCGGCCACCTCGGCACCGCCCAACTTGCCGGACTCGGCATCGCCTCCGCTCTTCTTACGACAGCGGTCAGCATCTTCGTCTTCCTCGCCTACGCCACCACCGCCGCCGTAGCGCGCCGCGTGGGCGCCGGTGACCTGCCGGCAGCCATCCGCCAGGGCATGGACGGCATCTGGCTGGCGCTACTGCTCGGCGCCGCCGTGATCGCCGCCACCCTGCCCACCGCCCCGGCACTCGTGGAACTCTTCGGCGCCTCGGACACCGCCGCCCCCTACGCCACCACCTATCTGCGCATCTCGGCGCTCGGGATCCCGGCCATGCTCGTGGTACTGGCCGCGACCGGTGTCCTGCGTGGACTGCAGGACACAAAGACACCGCTCTACGTGGCCGGCGCGGGTTTCGTCGCCAACGCCGCTTTGAACGTCGTCCTCGTCTACGGCGTGGGCCTCGGGATCGCCGGCTCTGCCTGGGGCACCGTGATCGCCCAATGGGGCATGGCCGTGGTCTACCTGGCCGTGGTGGTCCGCGGCGCCCGGCGCCATGGCGCGTCTCTGCGCCCGGACGCCGCCGGCATCAAAGCCTCCGCCCAGGCCGGGGTTCCCCTGCTGGTCCGCACGCTTTCGCTGCGAGCCATCCTGATGATCGCCACCGCTGTGGCCGCCCGTCTCGGGGACGACGACATCGCGGCGCACCAGATCGCTCTGGGGTTGTGGAGCCTGCTGGCCTTCGCCCTCGACGCCATCGCCATAGCCGGGCAGGCCATCATCGGACGGTATCTCGGTGCCGACGACGCTCAGGGCGCCCGTGGCGTCTGCCGCCGCATGGTTCAGTGGGGCGTCGCCGTGGGTGTCGTGCTCGGCCTGCTGGTCGTGATCGCCCGACCACTGTTCCTGCCCCTGTTCACCAGTGACCCTGCGGTGAAGGAGGCCGCGCTGCCTGCTCTTCTCGTGGTAGCGCTCTCCCAGCCCATCTGCGGCATCGTCTTCGTTCTGGACGGTGTACTGATGGGCGCAGGAGACGGCACCTATCTCGCCTGGGCGATGGTTCTCACCCTGGCTGTCTTCGCTCCGGTGGCCCTGCTGGTGCCGGTTCTCGGCGGCGGTCTCACCGCGGTGTGGGGAGCGATGACGCTGATGATGGCAGTCCGGATGCTGACCCTCTGGCTGCGTGCCCGCTCCGGTCGCTGGATCATCACCGGCGCTACGCGCTGACCGTTTCACGTGAAACCGGCGGTCGCGTGAAACGGCCGACCGTGCAGGACCGGCGTTTCACGTGAAACAAGCAAGCGGAAGGGGCCGCACCCCGCGGGGTGCGGCCCCTTCCCAGCTCTTCGAGCCAAGTGCGGCGATCAGGCCGCGACTACCTCGATGTTGACCTTGGCGGCAACCTCGGGGTGCAGACGCACGGATGTCACGTGGGCGCCCAGGGTCTTGATCGCCGAGCCGAGCTCGATGCGGCGCTTGTCGACCTCGGGGCCACCGGCAGCCTTGATCGCCGAAGCGATGTCGGCCGGGGTGACGGAACCGAAGAGACGACCGGCGTCGCCAGAGCGCACGGCCAGACGGACCTTCACGCCTTCGAGCTGGGCCTTCACGGAGTTGGCCTGCTCGATGGTCTGGATCTCGTGGATCTTGCGAGCGCGACGGATCTGCTCGACGTCCTTCTCGCCACCCTTGGTCCAGCGGATAGCGAAATTCCGCGGGATCAGGTAGTTGCGAGCGTAACCGTCCTTGACGTCGACGACGTCACCGGCAGCACCGAGGCCAGAGACCTCGTGGGTGAGGATGATCTTCATTTGTCGGTCACCCTTCCCTTATCGCGCCTGGGCGGTGTACGGCAGCAGCGCCATCTCACGGCTGTTCTTGACGGCCGTGGCGACGTCACGCTGGTGCTGCGTGCAGTTGCCGGTCACGCGGCGGGCACGGATCTTGCCGCGGTCGGAAATGAACTTCCGCAGCATGTTCGTGTCCTTGTAGTCCACGTACGTGACCTTGTCCTTGCAAAAAGCGCAGACCTTCTTCTTAGGCTTGCGCACAGGCGGCTTCGCCATGGTGTTTCTCCTGTGTGATCAAGAAGTTGGGATACAACCCACCCTCGACCCGGACGTGCCCGGAGACCCGGGCCCGAACGGCCTAGAAGGGGGGTTCGTCCGAGTAGCCGCCGCCGGAGCCACCGCTGGCGGCGCCGCCGGAGTTTCCACCCCAGCCACCGGCACCGCCGCCGGCGCCCTGGTTGCCAGCGGCAGGAGCGCCGGTGGCCCACGGGTCGTCAGCGGGAGCGCTGCCGCCCTGCTGGCCGGCGCCGGAGTTTCCACCCCAGCCGCCGCCCTGCTGGCCGCCACCGCCACCGCCGCCGTAACCACCCTGGCCGCCCTGGCCACCGCGGCCGGAGGCCTTGGTGACCTTGGCCGTGGCACTGCGCAGGCTGGCGCCGACTTCCTCGACGTCCAGTTCGTAGACCGTGCGCTTGACGCCCTCACGGTCCTCGTAGGACCGCTGCTTCAGCCGGCCCTGCACGATGACGCGCATGCCTCGCTGGAGCGACTCCGCGACGTTCTCCGCCGCCTGACGCCAGACCGAGCAGGTCAGGAACAGGCTCTCGCCGTCCTTCCACTCGTTCGTCTGGCGGTCGAAGGTGCGGGGAGTGGACGCGACACGGAACTTCGCGACCGCCGCACCGGAGGGGGTGAAGCGCAGCTCGGGGTCGTCGACAAGATTGCCGACGACCGTGATGACGGTCTCGCCTGCCATGGGGGAACCTCTCGGCGGGTTTGCTGCTGGCTGCTAGTGCTGCTACTCAGAATCCCGAGATCAGCTGAGCGGGAGAGCTCAGTGGGTCTCGGGACGGAGGACCTTGGTCCGGAGGACCGACTCGTTCAGGTTCATCTGGCGGTCGAGCTCCTTGACGACCGCAGGCTCGGCCTGCAGGTCGATGACCGAGTAGATGCCCTCGGGCTTCTTCTTGATCTCGTACGAGAGACGACGGCGGCCCCAGGTGTCGACCTTCTCCACCTTTCCGTTGCCCTCACGGACGACGGAGAGAAAGTTCTCGATCAGCGGGGAGACAGCGCGCTCCTCGAGATCGGGGTCGAGGATGACCATCACTTCGTAGTGACGCATGTGGAACCCACCTCCTTTGGACTCAGCGGCCACGGTCGATCCGTGGCAGGAGGGTTGTGATGCGTACGCAACGGTATCGGCCGCCACTGACAATCGGGGTTCGGCTTACGCCTTCCCCGCTCTCAGCTGGGCGGACTCCCTGGCAATGCCTGGGCAGACACCGGTGCAGACGGTACAGACTACCTGCACACACGCTTCCGGTTGAAATCCGGCGTGGATGACCGTCAGTCTGTACACGTCGGGTGTGTATGGCGCTACGATGCGCCGCTTCCGCAGGAGGTGCCCCATGGCACAGGCATTGCGACCCAATACCGCCGGATCTCTCTTCGCCACCGACGGCAGAGCCCATCCCATCCAGGACGTCCTGCTGGCAGTGACTCTGGTGCTCGGCGTGACGGCGTTCATCACGTCGTTCTTCCACAGCCTTCATCTGCTCAGCTCCTGGGCCGGCCTGGTGGGGATCATGACCGGCGCGTACGGACAGTGGATCTCCGAGACCACCCGTGAGCGCTTCGGTCTGATCCTGGGTCTCGGTGCCGCGGCCTTCGGCTTCTTCATCGGAATGGCCCACGGCGGTCTCTTCGGCGGAGTCTGGTGACGTGACCGGCGCCGGTGCCCGCACCACGCACACCGCCGCGCCGGACATCGCGTAGGACACCGGACATCGCGTAGGACACCTACGAATCAGGACGGAACGCCCCGGCCGCACGCGGGCCGGGGCGCAGGTTCCGTACGCCCAGTCGGGCTGGTCGCGAGGCGCAGTAGGCTTCGGCGCGAGAGCCGGAGCCCCTGTACCCATGGGGACACACCAGCCCGAGGAGCGCCCCGAATGAGCCTGACCCTGAGGACGATCAGCCGCGAGCAGCATCTGGCATACATCCAGAGCCTGCCGTCGGCGAGCCACATGCAGGTTCCGGCCTGGGCCGACGTGAAGGCCGAGTGGCGTTCGGAGAACCTCGGTTGGTTCGACGAGCGCACCGGTGAACTGGTCGGCGTGGGCCTCGTCCTCTACCGCCAGCTGCCCAAGATCAAGCGCTACCTGGCCTACCTTCCCGAGGGCCCGGTCATCAACTGGTACGCGCCGAACCTGGCCGACTGGCTGGAACCGATGCTCGCGCACCTCAAGCAGCAGGGCGCCTTCTCGGTGAAGATGGGCCCGCCGGTGATCATCCGTCGCTGGGAGGCCACCTCCATCAAGGCGGGCATCCAGAGCCCGGACGTGAAGCGACTGCGCGACATCGAGGCCGACTTCATCGAGCCGCGCGCCTTCGAGGTGGCGGACAAACTGCGCCGCATGGGCTGGCAGCAGGGCGAGGACGGCGGCGCCGGCTTCGGCGACGTCCAGCCGCGCTACGTCTACCAGGTGCCGCTGGCGAACCGTTCCCTTGAAGAGGTCCACAAGAACTTCAACCAGCTGTGGCGCCGCAACATCAAAAAGGCCGAGAAGGCCGGCGTCGAGGTCGTCCAGGGCGGTTACCACGACCTCGAGGAGTGGCAGCGGCTGTACGAGATCACGGCCGTACGGGACCACTTCCGGCCCCGCCCGCTCTCCTACTTCCAGCGCATGTGGTCGGCCCTCAACACCGAGGACCCCAACCGCATGCGGCTGTACTTCGCCCGTCACAACGGCGTGAACCTCGCGGCGGCGACGATGCTGATCGTCGGCGGCCACGTCTGGTACTCCTACGGCGCGTCGGACAACATCGGCCGTGAGTTCCGGCCCTCGAACGCGATGCAGTGGCGGATGCTGCGCGACGCCTACGCGCTCGGCGGGACCGTCTACGACCTGCGCGGCATCTCCGACTCGCTGGACGAGACCGACCACCTCTTCGGCCTGATCCAGTTCAAGGTCGGCACCGGCGGACAGGCCGCGGAGTACCTCGGCGAGTGGGACTTCCCGCTGAACAAGCTGCTCCACAAGGCCCTCGACATCTACATGTCGCGCCGCTGACGTCACGTTCAGTGATTCCATACCTCTGACACCTCTGACGCGTTTCCCCACACCGCAGCCACGAGAAAGGTCCCAGGTCCGGCCATGGCGCTCACCCTCTACGTCGACACCGCGCGCTGGCGGGCGCATCACCAGCACGTGCAGGAGCAGTTCCCGGGACTCGTCCCGGTCTGCAAGGGCAACGGCTACGGGTTCGGGCACGACCGGCTGGCCGAGGAGGCCACCCGGCTGGGCTCGGACGTCCTCGCCGTCGGCACGACGTACGAGGCCGCGCGCATCAAGGACTTCTTCGGCGGCGACCTCCTGGTGCTGACGCCCTACCGGCGCGGTGAGGAGCCCGTCCCGCTGCCCGACCGGGTCGTGCGCTCGGTGTCGTCGATCGACGGCGTGTACGGCCTCGTGGGTGCTCGGGTGGTCATCGAGGTGATGTCTTCGATGAAGCGGCACGGCATCAGCGAGCAGGACCTGCCGCAGCTGCACGCCGCCATCGAGAACGTCAGGCTCGAGGGTTTCGCCATCCACCTCCCGCTGGACCGCACCGACGGCTCCGACGCCGTCGAGGAGGTCATCGGCTGGATGGACCGCCTGCGCGCGGCCCGGCTGCCGTTGCACACGATGTTCGTCAGCCACCTCAAGGCCGACGAACTCGCCCGCCTGCGGCAGCAGTTCCCGCAGACCCGCTTCCGCGCCCGTATCGGCACGCGGCTGTGGCTGGGGGACCACGAGGCCACCGAGTACCGCGGCGCCGTCCTCGACGTCACGCGGGTCGCCAAGGGTGACCGCTTCGGCTACCGGCAGCAGAAGGCGGCCTCGGACGGCTTCCTGGTGGTCGTGGCGGGCGGTACCTCGCACGGAGTGGGACTGGAGGCCCCCAAGGCCCTGCACGGCGTCATGCCGCGCGCCAAGGGCGTCGCCCGGGCCGGCCTCGCCACGGTGAACCGGAACCTGTCCCCGTTCGTCTGGGGCGGCAAGCAGCGCTGGTTCGCCGAGCCGCCGCACATGCAGGTGTCCATCCTGTTCGTGCCCTCGGACGCGCCGGAGCCGCACGTCGGCGACGAACTCGTGGCCCATCTGCGGCACACCACCACACAGTTCGACCGGATCGTGGATCGCTGAGGCGCGACGCCGAAGGGCGCAGCAGGCAACGGGAAAGGCCGTACACGGAGACTCCGTGTACGGCCTTTCCCCTTGACCCGTCGGCAGGTCCAGACACCGCCGGTCATACCCTGTTCGCTCAGAGCGAACGATCCGCGGTGTCCTGTTTGCCCCAGTCCACCTGCGGCCCGTCGAAGTGGGATGCGTGCCGCGGCGGATGCGCCGCGGCACCGAGCACGAAGACGTCCTCCGCCCCGTCGAGCACTCCGCCCGAGGGGTCGTCGTCGCCCGCCTGCCGCACCACGTCCCGCTCCGGCATCAGGATGTCGCGGACGACCACGCCGCACAGGTACAGCGTTCCCAGCAGGTGCACGCCGATGGCCCAGTGGTAGCCGTCGGCCGGCAGGCCCTTGTGGGCGTCTCCGCTCATCGTGTACGCGAGATACATCCAGATGCCCAGGAAGTAGGCGACCTCGCACGCCTGCCAGATCAGGAAGTCCCGCCACTTCGGTCGGGCCAGCACCGCCAGCGGCACCAGCCACAGGACGTACTGCGGCGAGTAGACCTTGTTGGTGAGGATGAAGGCGGCCACGATCAGAAAGGCCAGCTGGGCGAAGCGGGGACGACGGGGCGCTGTCAGCGCCAGCACGGCCACACCCGCGGCGCACACCACGACGAGAAGCGTGGCGAGGGTGTTGACGCTGTCGGTGGTGAGTGGATCGCTCGAGTTCTGCGCCATGATCAGCCAGAAGGAGCCGAAGTCGACGCCCCGCTCCTGGCTGAACCGGTAGAACTTCGACCACCCGTCGAAGGCGAAGAGCATGACGGGCAGGTTCACCACCAGCCAGGCGACGACCGCACCACCGGCGGCCTTGCCGAAGTCCCGCCACTTCCCCGCACGCCAGCACAGCACGAACAGGGGGCCGAGCAGGAAGACGGGATAGAGCTTGGCGGCCGTGGCGAGCCCCAGCAGGATGCCGAAGGCGAGAGACCGGCCCCGCGACCACATCAGCATCGCCGCGGCCGTCAGAGCGACCGCCAGCAGGTCCCAGTTGATGGTCGCCGTCAGCGCGAAGGCGGGCGCCAGGGCGACC
Protein-coding regions in this window:
- a CDS encoding alanine racemase, giving the protein MALTLYVDTARWRAHHQHVQEQFPGLVPVCKGNGYGFGHDRLAEEATRLGSDVLAVGTTYEAARIKDFFGGDLLVLTPYRRGEEPVPLPDRVVRSVSSIDGVYGLVGARVVIEVMSSMKRHGISEQDLPQLHAAIENVRLEGFAIHLPLDRTDGSDAVEEVIGWMDRLRAARLPLHTMFVSHLKADELARLRQQFPQTRFRARIGTRLWLGDHEATEYRGAVLDVTRVAKGDRFGYRQQKAASDGFLVVVAGGTSHGVGLEAPKALHGVMPRAKGVARAGLATVNRNLSPFVWGGKQRWFAEPPHMQVSILFVPSDAPEPHVGDELVAHLRHTTTQFDRIVDR
- a CDS encoding glycosyltransferase family 87 protein, whose product is MPSAESTPTRAHEPDPVKPTSDDPVAAAGSELIGGPVGRRALIGTSWWTPVRIVALVAIGMFALGLIQKAPCYNGGWFFGATTQYTHACYSDIPHLYQGRGFADGLVPYFDKLPGDMDYLEYPVLTGVFMEVAGWLTPGSGSIQDQEQWYWMVNAGMLMACAAVIAVCVARTHARRPWDGLLVALAPAFALTATINWDLLAVALTAAAMLMWSRGRSLAFGILLGLATAAKLYPVFLLGPLFVLCWRAGKWRDFGKAAGGAVVAWLVVNLPVMLFAFDGWSKFYRFSQERGVDFGSFWLIMAQNSSDPLTTDSVNTLATLLVVVCAAGVAVLALTAPRRPRFAQLAFLIVAAFILTNKVYSPQYVLWLVPLAVLARPKWRDFLIWQACEVAYFLGIWMYLAYTMSGDAHKGLPADGYHWAIGVHLLGTLYLCGVVVRDILMPERDVVRQAGDDDPSGGVLDGAEDVFVLGAAAHPPRHASHFDGPQVDWGKQDTADRSL
- the femX gene encoding peptidoglycan bridge formation glycyltransferase FemX, with protein sequence MSLTLRTISREQHLAYIQSLPSASHMQVPAWADVKAEWRSENLGWFDERTGELVGVGLVLYRQLPKIKRYLAYLPEGPVINWYAPNLADWLEPMLAHLKQQGAFSVKMGPPVIIRRWEATSIKAGIQSPDVKRLRDIEADFIEPRAFEVADKLRRMGWQQGEDGGAGFGDVQPRYVYQVPLANRSLEEVHKNFNQLWRRNIKKAEKAGVEVVQGGYHDLEEWQRLYEITAVRDHFRPRPLSYFQRMWSALNTEDPNRMRLYFARHNGVNLAAATMLIVGGHVWYSYGASDNIGREFRPSNAMQWRMLRDAYALGGTVYDLRGISDSLDETDHLFGLIQFKVGTGGQAAEYLGEWDFPLNKLLHKALDIYMSRR